The Arthrobacter sp. PM3 genome contains the following window.
CGGCACTGGTCCGCACCCTGCTGCTGTGCCTTGTAGTCCCGGCCGTCATCTTCGACCCGGACCAGCGCGGCCTGCACGACAAAGCCATGAACACGGTGCTCTTGCGGCGCTAAGGCCCGCATCAGCGGGCCAGGCACCCCGCTGCGCCGGGCGTCACTTCGTTGCCGCGGCCTCGTCGTCGAACTCAACAACGTCCCGGTGATGTGCAGCCCCATGCGCCTCCTCGCGCACGGCGGGCTGCTCCGCACCGGCGGCGAGGTAACCGCGGCGACCGGCCCAGCGTTCAAACCAGACCGTCGCGAAGGGGAACACCGCCGACAGTCCTGAGAGCAAGGCAACCCGGAACGGCCAGCGCAGCATCACCCACAGGCACAGGGCCGTGACGGCGTAGCCGATGAAGAATGCCCCGTGGACCGGGCCGGCAATCTCCACGCCCAGTTCGGTTGTCCGCGTCACCCACTTCAGGATCATGCCGTACAACAGGGCCGCCCAGCTGCAAGCCTCGGCAACGGCCAGTGCCCGGAAGGCGCGGATCATGGTGCTGGCGGATGGACGTCTCATGTGGTGTCTCCTGTTTCCGTGGCTGATTCCGTGGCAAGGTGTCGGCCGTCGTCGGGCAGGTATGGAAACGCCCCGGCCGGCGGCCTGACGGGGCCGGGAACCGGGGCGAATCTTTGATGCTGGCGGGTGGGTGCTGCCGGACGACTAGCGTCCGCGGGCAGCCTTGCGGTCCGGGCGGGCCTTGTAGGGGTCGATGCCCTTCGGGATGGGCAGCCGGCCGCCGAGCGAGGAAATGCGCTTGGACACGGCGCTGACCTCGGTCTTGGTCAGTTCACCCTTGAGCTTGTTCATCTTCCGGGCCAGTTCGTTCAGCGGCACCTGGCCCTCGCCGCGGCCGCTCTCGATCACGTGGATGGGAACGTTGGGCAGGATGCGCCCCAGGCGCTTGCGCTCGGCATCAACCAACGGTTTGACCCGGTTGCTGGGGCCCTCGCTGACCAGGACGACGCCGGGCCGGCCGATGGCGCGGAAGACGGCGTCCTGCGTGCGCGGGTTGACGGCGACCGGCTGGTCCTCGGTGATCCAGCCCCGCTTCAGGGTGCCCAATGCGGCGCCCGAGGCGCCCGGCTGGCCCTCGATCTGCGCGAACGCGGCGCGCTCGGCGCGGCGGGACAGGATCAGGGTGGCCGCGATCGCGCCCAGCGCAATACCGATGATCAGGCCGGTGACCCAGTTCTCCAGCAGGAAGCCGACCAGGAGGCTGGCGGCGACAACGCCCAGGAACGCCAGCAGCATGAGCCACGGAACCATGGGGTCGTGGCGGCGGGTCATCTGGAAGACTTCGCCGATCTGCTTCAGCCGACTGGGCTTCTTGGCCTTTGCTTCCTTGGGCTTACGCGAAAAAAGACCGCGCTTCGGAGCATCGGAAGCCGGGCTGGAGCTGCTGGAATCAGGGGAGTTCGCCATAGTGCCTTAATTCTACGTGATGGACGGCTAAGGGCCGGACGCCGGAATCATCCGGTGCCGGCCCCTAGGTGAAGGGTGCTGCGACAGGTTTCAGGCTTGCGCCGCGAGCAGGGTGCTGGCTTCCTGGCGGGTGGTGCCGGAGTCCTGGATGCCGTCGGCGATGTGGGCGAGTTCGGCGGGGATGTCGCGGCCTTTTTTGCGCATGGCGGTGGCCCAGAGCCGGCCGGCGCGGTAGGAGGAGCGGACGAGGGGGCCGGACATGACGCCGAGGAAGCCGATTTCTTCGGCTTCGTGCTGGAGGTCGACGAATTCCTGGGGTTTGACCCAGCGGTCCACGGGGAGGTGGCGTTCGGAGGGGCGCAGGTACTGGGTGATGGTGATCAGGTCGCAGCCGGCCTCGGNNNNNNNNNNNNNNNNNNNNNNNNNNNNNNNNNNNNNNNNNNNNNNNNNNNNNNNNNNNNNNNNNNNNNNNNNNNNNNNNNNNNNNNNNNNNNNNNNNNNCGGACGGTTTCGGCGTAGAGCCAGACGCCTTCGTCTGCGAGGTCGTCGCGGGCGACGCCGGTGACGGTGGCGTAGCGCAGGGCCATGGACTGGACGGAGCGGGCGACCTTGGTGGGTTCGAAGAGGTCCACGGGGGAGGGTTTGCCGGTGTCGATCTGGCAGAAGTCGCAGCGGCGGGTGCATTCGGAGCCGCCGATCAGGAAGGTCGCTTCCTTGTCTTCCCAGCATTCGAAGATGTTCGGGCAGCCGGCCTCTTCGCAGACGGTGTGCAGGCCTTCTTTTTTGACGAGGTTTTTGAGTTGGACGAATTCCGGGCCCATCTGGACCTTGGCCTTGATCCATTCCGGTTTGCGTTCGACCGGTACTGCCGCGTTGCGCTGCTCGAT
Protein-coding sequences here:
- a CDS encoding DUF4191 domain-containing protein; translated protein: MANSPDSSSSSPASDAPKRGLFSRKPKEAKAKKPSRLKQIGEVFQMTRRHDPMVPWLMLLAFLGVVAASLLVGFLLENWVTGLIIGIALGAIAATLILSRRAERAAFAQIEGQPGASGAALGTLKRGWITEDQPVAVNPRTQDAVFRAIGRPGVVLVSEGPSNRVKPLVDAERKRLGRILPNVPIHVIESGRGEGQVPLNELARKMNKLKGELTKTEVSAVSKRISSLGGRLPIPKGIDPYKARPDRKAARGR
- a CDS encoding DUF3817 domain-containing protein; translated protein: MRRPSASTMIRAFRALAVAEACSWAALLYGMILKWVTRTTELGVEIAGPVHGAFFIGYAVTALCLWVMLRWPFRVALLSGLSAVFPFATVWFERWAGRRGYLAAGAEQPAVREEAHGAAHHRDVVEFDDEAAATK